Genomic segment of Desulfomicrobium apsheronum:
GCGGCGAAGCGGCCAACGGGCACTACGGGCTTCAGGGCGGAGTCATTTACGGCCAGGACGTGCCGGGCATGGCCCTGATCCGCGAACTGACCAAGGATGAGCCGCAGATGACCCACTACGTCCGCGGATTCGTGTCCGCCATGGTCATGTGCGAGGGCATGAAGATGGCCAAGGCCAAAGGCGAGGTGACGGGCGAGAGCATCAAGGACGCGCTCGAAACCATGCGCGATTTCGATCCTGAGGGGCTCGCTCCGGCCATCAGCTACTTCGCCGATGACCACCGTCCGAACCTTTCGGTGAACATCACCGCCTTCAAGGACGGCAAGCTCGAATTCGTCAAGACCGAAACCCTGGAGCGCAAGAAGGAATGGCTCGGCCATTAGACGCGAATTGTGGAGGCGGAGCGCCAAGCCGTTCCCGCCTCCACAATCACGCGGACGGCTCTTTTCAATCAACAGCAACTTCTTGAGAACAAAGCATGAACATCCTCCAAGTGATGAACCTGGAAGTGGTCTACAACGATGTGGTCCTGGTTTTGAAAGGCCTGTCCCTGGACGTGACCACGGGCAGCATCACCACCCTCCTGGGCGCCAACGGGGCGGGCAAGTCCACGACGCTCAAGGCCATTTCCGGCCTGCTGGCCGGAGAGAACGGCAAGGTCACCTCCGGGTCCATCATGTACGACGGCACGGAGACGGTCCGTCTTGTGCCGGAGAAACTGGTCCGGGCCGGAGTTTTTCAGGTCATGGAAGGACGGCGCATCTTCGAGGACCTGACCGTGGAGGAAAATCTGCGCTGCGGCGGGTACACGCAACCCGCGCGCCTTTTTGCCCACAACTCCGAAAAGGTGTACGCGTATTTCCCAAGACTCAAAGAACGCCGCCATCAGCTGGCGGGCTACATGTCCGGCGGCGAGCAGCAGATGCTGGCCATCGGGCGGGCGGTCATGGCCAGTCCCAAGCTGCTGCTCCTCGACGAACCGTCCCTGGGGCTGGCGCCGCTTCTGGTGGAGGAAATTTTCGAGATCGTGGGCAAGATCAACAAGACCGAAGGCGTGAGCGTGCTGCTGGTGGAGCAGAACGCGCGCATGGCCCTGTCCCTGGCCGATTATGGCTACATCATGGAGAACGGGCGCATCGTCATGGACGGCAAGGGCGAAGAGTTGCTGCGCAACCCGGATGTGCAGGAGTTCTATCTTGGTCTCGGACATGGCGGGGAAAAACGCAGCTATCGCGACATCAAACATTACAGACGCAGAAAACGCTGGCTCGGATGAAGACATCGCGCTCAGGGCCGTTCCCGTGCAGTGACTTCACCCCAACGACCCCAGCCATCTGAAAACATCTCCAAACATCTCCAAACCTCTATTGATCGGAGCGTTCATGGACAGGACAAAGGGCTACTATCACGATCTGGAAACCGACTCCCAATCCATAAGGACAAGCAAGCAATGCAACGCCATTCAGGATATGGTGAAAAAGGCGTTGTCCTTTGATGGGGAGTTTCGTGAACGGCTCGCATCGGCGGGCGTCGTGGCGGATGAAATCCGTTCCCTGGACGATTTCACGTCCATCCCCGTGTTGCGCAAAAAGGACCTGTCCCGGCTACAGCGCGAGAAGGGGCTGGCCTGGTTTCTGCCCGGAGTCCCGGGAACTCTGGCGCGCATCTATCAGTCTCCCGGTCCCATCTACGACCCCGAAGGCCGGGGGCCGGACTACTGGGGCTGGACCGAGGCTTTTCATGCCGCCGGCTTTCGCTCCGGCGATCTGGCGCAGATGACCTTCAGCTACCATCTCACCCCTGCCGGACTGATGCTCGAAGAGCCCCTGCGCGCCCTCGGTTGCGCCGTGATCCCGGCCGGACCGGGAAACTCCTCCGTGCAGTTGCAGCTCATGCAGGAATTACCCGTAACGGCCTTCGTGGGCATGACCAGTTTTCTCAAGACCCTGGGCGAAAAGGCCAGGGACAAGGGGCTCGACCCGAAAAGGGATTTCGGGCTGCGGGTCGCCTTCGTGGCCGCGGAACGCCTGCCGGAAAGCCTGCGCACGGAAGTGCAGGACATGTTCGGCATGATCATCCGTCAGGGCTACGGCACGGCCGACGTGGGCTGCATCGCCTACGAGTGCCCGGAGCTTGGCGGCATGCACCTCTCAAGCCGCTGTTTCGTCGAGATCTGCGATCCGGCCACGGGGCGGCCAGTGCCCACGGGAGAGGTCGGCGAAGTGGTGGTCACGCCGTTCACCCCGGACTATCCCCTGATCCGTCTGGCCACCGGAGACCTTTCGCGCCTCGATGACTCCGACTGCCCCTGCGGCCGCACGGCGCCGAAGCTGCAAGGCATTCTGGGACGGGTGGACGACACCGCCAAGGTTCGCGGACAGTTCGTCTATACCGCCCAGGTCGCGCAGGCCTTGAGCCGTTTTCCGCAGGTCCTGCGTCATCAGGTGGTGGTGAACAACGACGGCGGCAAGGAAACCCTGACCCTGCGCATCGAAACCAATGGCCCGGCGGACCACGGCGCCATCGCCGCGGGTTTTCAGGAAGTGATCAAGCTGCGGCCGGTCGTGGTCACCCTCGGCCTGGGGGAAACCATCCCGGAAGGCGCCCCGGCCCTTGTTGACGAACGCACATACGATTAGGAAACAGACATGACGAAATTCCCATCCTATCCCGTCCTGCTCGTCGATGATGAGGACACGTGGCTGCGGTCCTTTTCCCTGGCGCTCAAATCCCACGGAATCGACAACATCATCTGCTGCAACGACAGCACCACGGTGCCCGAAATCCTGGCCAAGACCGAAATCGAGGTCATGGCCGTGGATCTGGCCATGCCCGGCATGTCCGGACAGGACCTCATCGACAGCGTGTCCGCGACCAATCCGGACATTCCCATCCTGGTCATCACCGGCATGAGCCAAGTGGAGACGGCGGTGCAATGCATCAAGCGCGGTGCCTTCGACTTTTTCGTCAAGACCAACGACAAGAGCAGCCTTGTCTCCGGCATCAGGCACGCCATCGAAATCCGCGAACTCAAGCGCGAAAACAGCAGCCTGCGCACCCGCTTCCTGCAGGACACCCTGGAGCACCCCGAGACCTTTGCGCCCATCGTGACCTGCTCCAAGGCCATGCGCTCCATCTTCCAGTACATCGAGGCCATCGCGCGCAGCACCCAGCCCGTGCTCATCACCGGCGAATCCGGGGTCGGCAAGGAACTGGTGGCCAAGGTCATTCACGATTTGAGCGGACGACAGGGCGAATTCGTGCCCGTCAACGTGGCCGGCCTCGATGACAACATCTTTGCCGACGCCCTGTTCGGGCACAAGAAGGGAGCCTTCACCGGCGCCGACAGAGCCCGCCCCGGCCTGGTGGAAAACGCCAAGGCTGGCACCCTTTTTCTGGACGAGATCGGCGACCTCCCCCAGGCCTCGCAGGTCAAACTGCTGCGTCTGGTGCAGGAACGCGAATACCTGCCCATCGGCTCCGACGTGACCCGCAAGACCGATGCCCGCATCATCGCGGCCACCAACGTGGACCCCGGCGTCATGGCCGAGGCGGAACGCTTCCGGTCCGACCTGTACTACCGCCTGCGCGCCCATCACGTGCACCTGCCCCCCTTGCGCGAGCGCCGCGAGGACCTGCCCCTCCTGATCGACCACTTCATGCGCCAGGGCTGCCAGCAGCGCAAACGCCCCGCAGTGCCGGTCGAGCTTCTGAACCTGCTCGCAAGCTACGACTTTCCGGGCAACATACGCGAACTGCGATTCCTGATTCTGGACGCCCTGAGCTGCTCCGGAGACGACGAACTGAACCTGGACCGCATCAAGGCGCATGTGCGCAAGAACCCCGCCGCATCGCGCAAGGTCCTGCCCGGGGAAGGCACGCGCCTGCAATTCGGCCCGGAACTGCCGACCCTGAAGCATGTCTGCGCCGAACTCGTGCGCGAGGCCATGCGCCGCACCGGAAACAATCAGGCCCTGGCCGCGAGCATGCTGGGAGTATCCCGGCAGGCGCTCAACAAGCGCCTCAACAAGCTGCGCCAGATGGAGGGCCCTGAAGAGTGAACGCCGGCCGGGAAGATCTGCTGCAGAGGCTGCGCGAGCTGGAACGCTCCAACCGCCAGCTCACCCGCGAAGTGCAGGACCTGCGCGCCCTGATCGACACGCCGCTCAATGTCATGCTTTTTTCCCTCGACCTGAACTACAATTACATCACCTTCAACCAGGCCCACCGGGAATTCGTCAAACACAACTGGAACCTCGACATCCACCCCGGCATGCACGTTTTCGATGTCCTGAACGAGCCCGATGAGCGCGTAACCTCCCGCCGCAATTTCGACCGCGTCCTGGCGGGCGAATCCTACATCCTGCGGCGCAAGTACAGAAAACCCAAAGGGGAGATCGGCTTCTACCAGAACACCTACGTGCCCTTGCAGCGCGGAGGGGAAATTCTCGGGGCCGTGGTCTTTGCCCACGACATCACCGAATGGAGCGAGCGCGAAGAGGAAGGCAAGAAATACCGCGCCATTTTCGAAAAGGCCCTGGAGGGCATCTACCGTTCCACGTCCAAGGGACGATTCATCGAAGCCAACCGGGAAATGGCCCGCATCCTTGGCTACGACTCACCTCAGGATCTCATGTCCACGATCACCAACATCAGCCGCCAGCTCTACTGCGACCCCGACGACAGGGAGCTGGTCTTCTCCATCCTGCGCCGCGACGGAGTGCTCAAGGATTTCGAGACCCGCATGCGTCGCAAGGACGGCAGTGAAATCTGGGTGGAATTCAACGCCCGGATCGAAAAGGACGATCAGGAACGCACGGTGTTCATCGAGGGCAAGCTGACGGACATCACCACCCGCAAGGAAGCGGAGTACAAGGCCCAGCTGCGTGGACAGAAGATGATCCAGGCGGACAAGATGGCATCCCTTGGCGTGCTGGTGGCCGGAGTGGCCCATGAAATCAACAACCCCAACAGCTTTCTGACGCTGAACCTGCCGCTCCTGCGCGACGTCTGGGCCGACGCCCTGCACGTGCTGGACGAATACCAGGAAGAACATGGGGATTTCGTGCTCGGCGGACTCGAATATTCGGAACTCAGGCAGCAGATGCCGCTGCTGCTGCAGGGCATGGTGGACGGGTCGGAGCGGATCAAGGATATCGTTTCAAGGCTCAAGGACTATTCCCGCCAACGTCCCGAAGGGGAACGCGAGACGACCGACGTGAACAGCGTCGTGGCCGGAGCCCTGGCCTTCGTGCGCCAGAAACTGAAAACCGCGGCCCCGGGCTATCTCGTCAGGCTGGGGGCGGAGCCCGTTCTGGTGGAAGCCGACCTGCAGCGCCTCATCCAGGTGCTCATCAATCTGCTGGTCAACGCCTGCGAAGCCGTGCCCGCCTCAGGCGGCGAGATCACGTTGCAGGTCCTGTCCAGATACGGGGAGGACAAGGCCTGGGCCGGAGTGGAAGTGCGCGACAACGGCTGCGGCATCCTCCCCCACGATCTCAAATACATTCAGGACCCGTTCTTCACCACCAAACGGGAACTGGGCGGAACGGGACTTGGCCTGTCCATCTCCTCGGCCATCATGCACGACCATGGCGGCCGCCTGGAATTCTCATCCCCGCCCGGCCAGGGCACCTGCGTACGCATGCTCCTGCCCATGATGCGGTGATGCGGTGATGCGGTGAATAGTGAATAGTGAATAGTGTGCGGAAAAAACATGTTACGAGCAAGGACTTACCCTCACTGCCTTCCATTCACCATTCACCAATCACCATTCACTATTCATTCTTCTCTATCATCCGCTCCTTCACGATGGCGCTGTCCATGGCGAAGTCGATGATCCCGGATACAAGGTAGCCAAGGGCCACAAGCACAAGCAACGCAATCACAAGCTTCACGGTCTGCCGGGGCTGTTTCCAGAACAGGAACACGACGACCGCGCCCACTCCCAACCCGATCAGCGGATTGGACATGATCCAGGCCCAAATCCCCATGATGAATGCGTGCATGCGCGCCTCCGGTTATTTTTTCATGTTCACGAACTGCAAGGGCAACTCGAACTCGGATCCTCTCAAGAGCGCCATGACCTCCTGCAGATCGTCGATCTTCTTGCCGGAGACCCGCACCTGTTCGTCCTGGATGGCGGCCTGGACCTTGAGCTTGCTGTCCTTGATCAGCTTGACCAGCTTGCGGGCGGCATCCTTGTCTATGCCATCGTGCAGCTTGATTTCCTGCTTGAGCTGACCACGGGAGGTGTTTTCAGACTCCCCGAACTCCAGGGCCTTGGGGTCGACCTTGCGGCGCACGAAATGCGAGATGAGCATCTCCCGTATGGCCCGTATCTTCATCTCGTCTCCGGTTACCAGAGAGAGGGTTTTCGTCTTGCGATTGAACTCCATTTCCGTGATCACGCCCTTGAAGTCGTACCGGGTCTCGACTTCCTTACGCACATTGTTCACCGCATTATCAACTTCCTGCAAATCGATTTCATTCACAATATCAAAAGATGGCATTGATCCTCCTTTTGGTCTCGCCTTCTCTCACAACATGCACGCATGCTGACCTCAAATCCCCATCGTCGTCAAGCTTCCCAGACAGATGTATTTCCCTGGCAAGAAAATCGAGACCCCGAAAACCCACATATTTCCTCAAAGGATTCAGACACGTTCACAATGATCCTCCCGGCAATCAGGAACAGACATAACAGATTGTCAACAAAGCATTTGACATTCCATCATTCTCTACTATGAAGTAAGCTACTTTGTCTGACGGATTACAGCGTTATCAATGACCCTATTATAGCTATGGAGTAAACATGGAAGATTATCTGAAGCAAGCAATCGAAATCGTGAAGGCCCAGGCTTCTGTCCGCAACATGAACGAAGACGAAATCACCTCGATGATCCGCGCCCTGACGCAGAGCATTCGTGGCGTCGCCGAAGGCGTTGTCCCCGTTGTCGACACCGAGCCCGCCGTGGATCCCAAGAACGCAATCCGTGAAAAGAGCGTCATCTGCTGCGAATGCGGCAAGTCCTTCAAGGTTCTGACCAAGCGCCACCTGGCCACCCACGGTCTGACCCCCGAAGAGTACCGTGAAAAGTACGGCTACAAGAAGGGCACCTCGCTGGTCGCCAAGTCCCTGGCTCGCGACCGCCGCAAGACCATGCAGGGCATGAAGCTCTGGGAAAAGCGCAAGAAGGCCGTCAAGACCCCGGCATAAATGCAAGAAACCCTCATTATGAGGGTTTTTTTACGCCCATGGACAAAGATTGCCAAGCAGGACAGGCATGGCTGAAACAATCACCATGCCCGCTTTTTGATTTAAAATCACTGAACTTTCTTTCCCAGAAGCCCCAGCCTTCACCCCCTGATTTCGAACCAGACCACAGCCCCCCGCCCGCGCTGCCCCGGGTTGATGCGCTTCAGGGCCTCGACCTTTGGGAATTTCTCCCAAAAACCGGGAATAATACCCAGTTCATCATCCCAAAATGACCAGGAAAATGGGATGCGATCCTATCGACACGACCGCGCTCCAAACATAGATAATCTATTGAATTTCTCCATGCTCCACCATTGACCGCCTGCTCGAAACGCGTGCCGATGCGTAGCGCCACCACGGATTCCCTACCCGGTTCTCTGGTGGCGACGTGCGTTTTGGAGAAACACAATACTCAAATTTGCATACGGGAGACGAAAACGATGATCCAATGGCCCAAAAGCAACGATGTTCTCGGCACCACCAATCGCGGTAACCCGGCCGAATCCGGCCTGTGCACGTTATGCCGCTCGGACTGTGCCGGAAAGTGCGAAACTTGGATGTCCTGCCTCAAGGGCAGGCACATGCTCTATCCCCGGGATTTCGGATCCGTCACCGCCGGCAGCGCGAACACCTGTCATGTCGGCGTGAGCTACAATTCTCTGCGCATCCAGGGCTTCAGCTACGGCGCCCAGGGCGTCGCCGCCGGGCGCACCACCAATCCCGATGACTGTCTCTTCACCAACGTCTCCCTGGAAACGTCCTTCGGCGCTACGGAAAAGACCAAGGTGCGCATGCCGCTCATGACCGGCGCCCTGGGTTCCACGTTCATCGCCGCCAAATACTGGGACTCCTTTGCCGCCGGTTGCGCGCTGATCGGCATCCCGATCGTGGTCGGTGAAAACGTCGTCGGCGTGGACCGCGCCTCCAGCATGTCCGGCGGCCGCATCGAGAAATCCCCCGAACTGGACCGCCGCATCGAGATCTACAACCGCTATTCCGACGGCTACGGCACCATGATCGTGCAGCTCAACGTCGAGGACGCACGCAACGGCGTGGCCGAATACGTCATCGAAAAGTACGGCAACAAGGTCTGCATCGAACTCAAATGGGGCCAGGGCGCCAAGAACATCGGCGGCGAGATCGAAGTCACGAGCCTTGACTACGCCCTGTTCCTGAAGAAACGCGGCTACCTGCTCGATCCGGATCCGGAACTCCCCGAAGTGCAGGACGCCTTCAAGGCCGGAGCCATCAAGGGCTTCGCCCGTCACAGCCGTCTGGGCTACACCGACCTGCCGTCCTCCGACGCCGTGCACCAGAACTTCATGGAAACCGTGGCCTACCTGCGCGGGCTCGGCTACACCAAGATTTCGCTCAAGACCGGCTCCTACGGCATGGAAGCCCTGGCCATGGCCATCAAGTATGCCACCGACGCCAATCTCGACCTGCTGACCATCGACGGCTCCGGCGGCGGCACGGGCATGAGCCCCTGGAACATGATGGAGACCTGGGGCGTGCCGTCCATCCTGCTGCACTCCAAGGCCATAGAATACGGCAACATCCTGGCCTCCCAGGGCAAGAAGGTCGTGGACATGTCCTTTGCCGGCGGCCTGGCCCGCGAGGACCACATCTTCAAGGCCCTGGCGCTGGGCGCTCCCTTCGTCAAACTGATCTGCATGGGCCGCACCCTCATGATCCCCGGTTTCCTGGGCTCCAACATCGAAGGTGCGCTGAACCCCGAGCGCAAGGAAAAAGTCGCCGGCAACTGGGACAGTCTGCCCAAGACCGTCAGGGACATCGGCGAAAGCCCCGAGCAGATCTTTGCCGGCTACGAGTCCCTGAAGGCCAAAATCGGAGCCGACGAGATGAAGACCGTGCCCTACGGCGCCATCGCCGCCTGGACCCTGGCCGACAAGCTCGGCGCCGGCCTGCAGCAGCTCCTGGCCGGCGCACGCAAGTTCTCGGTCACCGAGATCACCCGTGGGGACATCGTCTCCGCCAACCGCGAAACCGCGCACGAGACCGGCATCCGGTTCATTACCGACGTGCAGGACGAAATCGCACGCAAGATCCTGGCCTGATCCTCATGAATCCCCAGGGGCGGACCGGCCGCATGCCGGTTCCGCCCCTGGCACCCTGCCCCGTCCTGTGCTACACGGCCAACGCGCCCGTTGCCCAGGAGAAACGCCCATGACCATCCACCCCGACAGTACCGACAGTTTTCCAGCCTCAAGCGAGGAGTGGAGGATGTTTGTGGCCCAGAGCCGCAAGACCCAGCACGACCTGCTTGAGCGCATAAAAGAGCTCAACTGCCTCTACGGCATCAGTCGGCTGGCCCAAAACCGTGAACAACCACTAGGCGAACTCCTGACCGGCATCGCCGACCTGATCCGCGCTTCCTGGCAATATCCCGACATCGCCTGCGCCTCCATCCGCCTCGGCGACACGCGCCACAACTCCGGCAACTTCGTGCGCACCCGCTGGTGCCAGTCCAGCCCCGTCATCATCGAGGCAGAGGAATGCGGCGCGGTCGAGGTCTGCTACCTGGAGGAGCGCCCGGACAGCGATGAAGGCCCGTTTCTGCGGGAGGAGCGCAGCCTCATCGACGCCGTGGCCGATCAGGTCGGCCGCATCGTGGCCCAGCGCCGGGCAGAGGAGCAGATGCGCGCCCTGTCCCAGGAACTGATCATGGCCCAGGAAAATGAACGCCAGCGCATCGCCCGCGAACTGCACGATCACCTGGCCCAGGATCTCTCCCTGGCCCGGGCCGACCTGGAGCGCATCGGGGGCAGCCTGCCTGAAGGGGGCCCTTGGCGCGCCCAGACCGGAGTCATCGCCGAAAGAATCGGCACGGCCATCCGCTCCATCCGGGACCTGGCTTACGGCCTGCTCCCGCCGGGGCTGACCGAGCTTGGGCTGGTCGAGACCGTGCTCGCGCACTGCGAGGACTTCTCCCTGCGCCACGGCATCGCCGTCGATGTCTTTGCCGACGGACTTGGCGGAGTCGCCTTCGACTTCGACACCCAGATCAACATCTACCGCCTCATCCAGGAAGCCCTGAACAATGTGCGCAAACACGCCAAGGCCAGCCGCGTGACCATCCGCCTGCTCGGCTCCTACCCGAATCTGCTGGTGCGCATCGAAGACGACGGCTGCGGAGCCGACATGGACCGCTGCCTGTCCCAGGCCGGTCGCACCAAACGCATGGGCCTGTGGAGCATGCGCGAGCGGGTCAAGCTCCTGGGCGGCAAGATCAGCTTTCGTTCCAAACCCGGACAAGGCCTGCACATCCGCATCGAAACCCCGCTCAACAGGAGCAGCAATGAGCACGCCTAAACGCATCCTCATCATCGACGATCACCCGCTCTACCGTGACGGTCTGAAGGCCCGCCTCGGCACCAGACCCGACCTCTGCGTCGTCGGCGAGGCCGGAACCTGCGCCGAAGGGCTGCGCCTGACCCAAACCCTGGCCCCGGACCTGGCGGTCATCGACATCTCCCTGCCCGACGGCAGCGGCATCGAACTCACCCGCGAACTCCGCGCCTCGCAGCCGGACCTGCCCGTGCTCATCGTCAGCATGCACGCCAAGCTCGATTTCATCGCCGCCGCCTTTCAGGCCGGAGCCAGCGGCTACATGTCCAAGGAATCAGGGGGCGAAGGAATCCTGCAAGCCATCGGCACCGTCCTCTCCGGCGGTCAATACCTCGACGGCTCCCTCTCGCCCTCGGTGCTGCGCCGTCTGAGCGACATCTCCGGCCGCAAGGCCAAGACCCTGGACGCGTCCTATGGCAGTCTCTCGCTGCGCGAACAGCAGGTCATGCGCCTTCTGGCCGAAGGACTGACCCCGGAGGAGATCGCGGCCAAGCTCTTCGTGTCCCGCAAGACCATCCTCAACCACCGCTACGCCATCATGACCAAGCTCGGCATAAAAAGCCCCGTGGCCTTCGTACGCCACGCCGCGCGCCTCGGGTTGATCGAAATCGACGACTGATCCGGCAATCGCGAAATTTCGGCGACAACGCCATTTGCGTCTTTACCCTGACGGGCGATCATGGTTACAGATGAATGAGAACGCCGCGAGGGCTCCCACCACGCAGGCCAAAGTTCAAACAGTCCGTTTTCATCAAGGATTTCTTCATGCTCCGCTCTTTAGCATTTCTGCTGCTGGTCGTCCTGCTGGTTCTGGCCAACGGCTTTTTCGTGGCTTCGGAATTCGCCCTCGTGGGAGTGCGTCGTTCACGTATCGCAACCCTTGCGGACAGCGGAAACAGAAAAGCCAAACTGCTGTTGCGCCTCATCGATCACCTGAACGCCTACATCTCCGCCACCCAGCTTGGCATCACCCTGTCCTCCCTTGCCCTGGGCTGGATCGGCGAACCCGCCATCGCCGAGCTGCTGCACCCACTGCTCGAAGGGCGGGTCCCCCCAGCCGTGTTGCACTCCATCTCATTCGCCATCGCCTTCAGCCTGATCACCTTCCTGCACATCGTGCTCGGAGAGCTCGCGCCCAAGACCATCGCCCTGGAGCGGGCCGAGAAAACCGCCCTGGCCATCGCGCTGCCCATGGAAATCTTCTACCGCATCTTCTACTGGCCCATCCGCCTGCTCGACTGGTCCGGCACACGCACGGTGCGCCTGCTCGGCTTCACCCCCACCCCGCACCACGGCTCCGTCTACACCGAGGACGAGCTGCGCATGCTCATCGACGCCAGTTACTCCAGCGGACAGATAGAGGAGGAAAAACGCCGCCTCATCCGCCGCGCCTTCGACTTCAACACCACCGAGGCATGCGAAGCCATGATCCCGCGCTCGGAGATCGCGGCCCTGCCCGTCACCTCCACCCTGGACGAGGTCCTCGAGGCTTTCCGCATTCATGGCTACTCCCGCCTGCCCGTCTACGGCGAGGACCTGGACGATGTCGTCGGCGTGCTCTTCCGTCAGGACATGGAACCGTTCATGTCCCGCGAGCCGGGACTGGTCTTCTCCATGACCGCCCTGCTGCATCCGCCCGCTTTCGTGCCCTCGGGCAAACGCCTGGGCAGCCTCTTAAAGCAGATGCAGGCCACACGCACCCACCTGATCTTCGTCATGGACGAATACGGCGGACTCGAAGGCCTGGTCACCCTGGAAGATGTGCTGGAAGAAATCGTCGGGGAGATCAACGACGAGTACGATGAAGAAGTGCGCTCACAGATCGTACGCGACGGCGCGGCGTTCATCCTCGACGGAATGCTCGCCGTGCGCGACGCCAACCGCAAACTCGGACTCGGGTTGCCCGAGGACGAGGCCTACACCACCGTGGCCGGATTCCTCCTGGCCCAGGCCGGACGGGTCCTTGAACCGGGAGACATCGTGCCCGTCAAGGACGGCGAGTTCAAAGTCGAACGCGTCGAAAGACGCCGCATCACCCGCATCCGCTTCACCCCCGAAGCGCGCTAGACGGGATGAAAGGCATGGATTCCCGCCTGCGCGGGAATGACTTGGCAGCAGTGCGCCCAGCCACAATATTTCTCTTCCTCTCCTCGCCCTTGCTCTTCGATCCATATGCGCATATTTTATTCACATACTTCACACAGGAGAGATGCGCATGAATCTCGCATATAACACTCAGGCACCCAAGAAACCGACCAACGTCAGCATCAACAGCGATCTGCTAGCCAAGGCCAAAGCCTTGAAAATCAATGTGTCCGCGACGCTTGAAACCGCCCTGGCCGATATCGTCGCGACCCGTCAGCGTAAATTGTGGAAAGAGGAAAACCGCTCGGCCATCGAAGCATACAACCAGTTGGTCGAAGATGCCGGTGTCGCCGGTGACGGCATGCGGAGTTTTTAGATGGCGCAATTCGCGGTCTATGCAAATCCGAACCGTTCCACTCGCGCGACCTACCCGTACCTGCTGGACATCCAGTCCGATCTTCTGGACGACCTGCGCACAACTGTCGTCATCCCCCTGTCTCCGCTCCGTCTTGCCGGCAAGGCCGCCATCTCCAGGCTTTGCCCGGTGCTGGACATCGACGGCGAATCGTTCGTCGCACTCACGCAGCAACTGGCCGGTGTGGACAGAAAAACCCTCGGCAAGGTGGTCTGCGATCTTGGCCGCTATCGATCAGACATCATCGCCGCCCTGGATTTCATCGTTTCAGGCATCTGAAACCCTCGCGAAACAAAATGCGGCGACCCGGAAACCGGATCGCCGCCGCACGAAGAAAGTTGAAAATCATGGATTCCCGCCTGCGCGGGAATGACTTGGCAGCAGTGCGCCCGCCACATTATTTCCCTAGCATTTCACCCGAAAAGACGACCCGCGCAACTCGCGTTACCAGCGGGCCGGGGTGTTTCGGGGCGGGGCCGTCGACTGTCTGACTG
This window contains:
- a CDS encoding ABC transporter ATP-binding protein, whose protein sequence is MNILQVMNLEVVYNDVVLVLKGLSLDVTTGSITTLLGANGAGKSTTLKAISGLLAGENGKVTSGSIMYDGTETVRLVPEKLVRAGVFQVMEGRRIFEDLTVEENLRCGGYTQPARLFAHNSEKVYAYFPRLKERRHQLAGYMSGGEQQMLAIGRAVMASPKLLLLDEPSLGLAPLLVEEIFEIVGKINKTEGVSVLLVEQNARMALSLADYGYIMENGRIVMDGKGEELLRNPDVQEFYLGLGHGGEKRSYRDIKHYRRRKRWLG
- a CDS encoding phenylacetate--CoA ligase family protein, whose amino-acid sequence is MDRTKGYYHDLETDSQSIRTSKQCNAIQDMVKKALSFDGEFRERLASAGVVADEIRSLDDFTSIPVLRKKDLSRLQREKGLAWFLPGVPGTLARIYQSPGPIYDPEGRGPDYWGWTEAFHAAGFRSGDLAQMTFSYHLTPAGLMLEEPLRALGCAVIPAGPGNSSVQLQLMQELPVTAFVGMTSFLKTLGEKARDKGLDPKRDFGLRVAFVAAERLPESLRTEVQDMFGMIIRQGYGTADVGCIAYECPELGGMHLSSRCFVEICDPATGRPVPTGEVGEVVVTPFTPDYPLIRLATGDLSRLDDSDCPCGRTAPKLQGILGRVDDTAKVRGQFVYTAQVAQALSRFPQVLRHQVVVNNDGGKETLTLRIETNGPADHGAIAAGFQEVIKLRPVVVTLGLGETIPEGAPALVDERTYD
- a CDS encoding sigma-54-dependent transcriptional regulator, which gives rise to MTKFPSYPVLLVDDEDTWLRSFSLALKSHGIDNIICCNDSTTVPEILAKTEIEVMAVDLAMPGMSGQDLIDSVSATNPDIPILVITGMSQVETAVQCIKRGAFDFFVKTNDKSSLVSGIRHAIEIRELKRENSSLRTRFLQDTLEHPETFAPIVTCSKAMRSIFQYIEAIARSTQPVLITGESGVGKELVAKVIHDLSGRQGEFVPVNVAGLDDNIFADALFGHKKGAFTGADRARPGLVENAKAGTLFLDEIGDLPQASQVKLLRLVQEREYLPIGSDVTRKTDARIIAATNVDPGVMAEAERFRSDLYYRLRAHHVHLPPLRERREDLPLLIDHFMRQGCQQRKRPAVPVELLNLLASYDFPGNIRELRFLILDALSCSGDDELNLDRIKAHVRKNPAASRKVLPGEGTRLQFGPELPTLKHVCAELVREAMRRTGNNQALAASMLGVSRQALNKRLNKLRQMEGPEE
- a CDS encoding PAS domain-containing sensor histidine kinase, which gives rise to MNAGREDLLQRLRELERSNRQLTREVQDLRALIDTPLNVMLFSLDLNYNYITFNQAHREFVKHNWNLDIHPGMHVFDVLNEPDERVTSRRNFDRVLAGESYILRRKYRKPKGEIGFYQNTYVPLQRGGEILGAVVFAHDITEWSEREEEGKKYRAIFEKALEGIYRSTSKGRFIEANREMARILGYDSPQDLMSTITNISRQLYCDPDDRELVFSILRRDGVLKDFETRMRRKDGSEIWVEFNARIEKDDQERTVFIEGKLTDITTRKEAEYKAQLRGQKMIQADKMASLGVLVAGVAHEINNPNSFLTLNLPLLRDVWADALHVLDEYQEEHGDFVLGGLEYSELRQQMPLLLQGMVDGSERIKDIVSRLKDYSRQRPEGERETTDVNSVVAGALAFVRQKLKTAAPGYLVRLGAEPVLVEADLQRLIQVLINLLVNACEAVPASGGEITLQVLSRYGEDKAWAGVEVRDNGCGILPHDLKYIQDPFFTTKRELGGTGLGLSISSAIMHDHGGRLEFSSPPGQGTCVRMLLPMMR
- a CDS encoding YajQ family cyclic di-GMP-binding protein; this translates as MPSFDIVNEIDLQEVDNAVNNVRKEVETRYDFKGVITEMEFNRKTKTLSLVTGDEMKIRAIREMLISHFVRRKVDPKALEFGESENTSRGQLKQEIKLHDGIDKDAARKLVKLIKDSKLKVQAAIQDEQVRVSGKKIDDLQEVMALLRGSEFELPLQFVNMKK
- a CDS encoding MucR family transcriptional regulator: MEDYLKQAIEIVKAQASVRNMNEDEITSMIRALTQSIRGVAEGVVPVVDTEPAVDPKNAIREKSVICCECGKSFKVLTKRHLATHGLTPEEYREKYGYKKGTSLVAKSLARDRRKTMQGMKLWEKRKKAVKTPA